The following DNA comes from Lathamus discolor isolate bLatDis1 chromosome 5, bLatDis1.hap1, whole genome shotgun sequence.
TTAATGCCTTCTTGCTACAGAAAGCAACACATTCGATTACTGATATtgaaagaataatgaaaaatgggAAACATGGTTGGTACCACGTGTTGCCTAAAGAGTATGTGTCAAGCCTGGAAGCTTGGCAAGCtcttgctgaagaaaagcaaaagatgcaGAAGAACTTCTCAAGTATCAGCAAAGGGCTGCAGGCTGTACCTGCTAGTACTGTAAAGCTTTTTTCTTAGACCGAcagtgatattttctttttataaaaccTACAAGTTCCACTATCAGTTCTGAACGCACGTAGAATGATCATGTACATCATTTTTATACTGACAAGTGCCTAAGATTAAATTGAGTAACATATTGCATTTTTAGTAAGACTGTATTGCAGGAAATGAATCCATTTCCTGATCTGTGACTTTACCAGGTAGTGGATTACCTGTGTTTCCAGTAGCAACCCCATTTGCTCTGGCTGGTAACGTTTTCTGATAACTGCCTCTAGGTAGCAGACCTGCACATGTGATCTAAGCCCATACCAGCTTAACAATTTCTATTACACCACATTTAGTGAAAGGGGCTTCTATAATATCTTTCTCACCATTACAGCTTCTCAAACCAGCCTCTGCTGTAATACATTTTGTGAGTGTTCTTACAGAAGTAAATTTACCTCAGAAAATATCATAGAAATTGTCTCCCTACCTTACAGGTTTGGGGGTAATTGTGAGCTCTTCTAAGCTTCCCACATGCACACTGATTAAGTGCAGACACAAATAAGTAAACGCATAATTTTCTGAAGAAGGCATTCGATGATTCTATAATAGTGCCAACACCGGTCTAACTGCAGTGACCCTAACAGCTTCAGGTATCTCCAACAGATGATGATGCTGTAGCCAAGggcttttaaaatcattataaACTATAGTCTTAAATGTAGTCCTATATAGCCCTATAAATGCAGCCCTAATTTCTTTTATAACAAAGCCTTCACATCAGAGGACATGGCAGTGACAACCTCATCACCTCTGAaaatacaagggaaaaaagggacGTGTCTTGAAAAACATAACCCCATATTTCTGAAGCACTCCACAAAAAAATCTCTCAGATCTAAAACTACTCCGTATCTTCATTAGCAGACTGGATTACAGAACAGAATATGCTTATTAAATTTGCAGGCAATGTTAAACTAGGAGAGACTGGGTTGGAAGtcagagctttgcaaatctgtgAGAAGGATCTGAATAAGGCTGACAGCCTAAGTGCAAATTTCTCGGGTAATGCTAATTGCAAGTCAGAGAATGATAAAATGGTGCTAGAAAGCGCAGGGAAAGATCTAGTGGCTATGACAACCCACAAGCTAGCAATGAGTCAGAGTTATCATTCCACTCCAAAAAGGAGCCCTCAACTGGCTGTATAAATAGAACCAACCCTGCTCTCTAAGGAATACGAAACAGTTTTTATGGTGCTGTTAGCGCTATAGCTGAGCATCATGCAGAGTTTTGCATGGAATCCACCTGAAGATTTCAGGGAGAGATGAGCAGTGCTCTAGAAAACCTGGCCATTGAGGAAGAACTGACTGAATGACAGGTAAGTTTAATCCAAAGCACAGCTCCACACACGGGAGGTGAGAACCTAGCATGCTAGGGCATGCTGTCCCATCTGGGGTCCACACCGCGGCTGCAGGACTTAGTAGCAACAGCCTAGGTGGAGGCACCACAACAGAGTGAAGGAAACAAAGAGTAACTTACAAAGACCGGGAAGGGGTGGGTGTGTATTCACATGCGTGTAGAAACATGCAGCAGCAAGGGTTATTCCAGACTGAGCCAGGGACCTACTGCTTTAGAGCAGGAATgggaaataaaacaatattGCCAAGCGTAAGCATATGCTGCCTACTTGTCACAAACTGTATGAGGCTCCCTTGGAGCTAGGATAAGTAAGCACACATTTCAAGGaatcttttatttgctattatTCTCTTTCTCAATACTACCCTGCAAGTTTAGTAGTGCGCTTTCTGGCCCCCTTATGGATTGCTACAAAGGCCTCAAACTGCTAGCATGGATCTGAGCagcatttcaaaagaaacagttcCCATTTTAATACATAACAGCTTGCTattatctttcatttttgttctagCAGGCAGATTTCCTGCTACATGATGGTGCTAACAAAAAAACACTTTCTCCAGATAAATTTAGGAGACACGCTTCATAAAAGCTCCAGAATGTCACTGGTGGCACTCAAGTGCTTTGTAATTTgacccaaaagaaaaaaaagaggcaagccTAATCTAAACCAACTATTGTTATAATGGCCAATTCCTCATTTGTCCATTTAGgactacattttttttcctgggaaacCCATTTCAATTTTGTTCACTGTTCAAAtaccttctgctttttcctttttaaactgCAATAATAATACACTAGTGTTCCCTAATGGTGGTTTGTCTGTTGCTCTGACTTTTCACAAAATCATCATTAGCGTCAGGAGTGCTGAGGTCCACATTACCTTCTACACAGACTGGAAAACTTGCATACAGCAAGCATCCTTTTCCCCACTGTTTACCACAAATTCTGTGACCATCAAACTCAACTTAGTAATTTTATGGTTATAAGTCCTTTCTTTCCTACTTACACTGAGCTTAAAAGGGCTTTTATGAATATACCACTTAAGGCTTATGGCAAATTGTTGCTTCTTTATGTTCGAGGGGTTTGGCTGAGCATTTCCCAtacccctttttcctttccataatTTCTGCATGAAGTCACTACAGACACCCCAACTTCTATACTATCCCCTTAAGCAGATGAAATACATTATCCTAGGCCTTTGCTTCTTAAtgattttcttccatctttctttCGCAGCTGTGACTTCTGGTACAGTAAGAGCTCATGGTTTACTGTTTTTAGTACCCACTAAGACTGCGTGTTACCTGTAGCACACGATAGTAGCATTACATTTCTCTTCAATGAGATAGGGAAAAAAGACATACATacatttatacatatttattgtatcttttttaaaagtagcATTTGCAGTTACTTTTAAGCATTCACCTCTTCTGCTTCAAATGTGCACTTACTGAGAAAAACATCTACTGGCTTCCAAGTCCAAGATTAATACCAAGAACAACACATGCCAGAATCAAGCTTCATTGCTTGTTGGCAGCTTCTGTCATGAAAATACTATACAGTAAGAAGTGTGTAGAAAAGGTCTGTGTTAATCACTCAGCAATAGGCTGGGGCTGGATTAGCATGACCACACCATCTTCTCATGCTGAAGCACACCACCACTTTCCTGAAAACCGAAGCTCACACAGTAACTCTTCATTCTGCATCCAGTAGGTAGACAGGGCAGTTGTTTTTTCTACAGAAGCTTCTTTAGTTGACAAGATTTCCTTATCTATAGGAAAACACTCGCTGTAGATCTTTATATTTAGAAATGTCTTCTCTTCATGTAATAGCAAGAAAAGTACTTGATGTCTGGCATGTAGTTAAGAGAACTGGGAACAAACCAAATTTCATCCTCGGATAAACATACGTAACTACTATAGATTTCAGTCTAACCCACGCACAAAGTTTTACACATACTACAAATAGAAACAGAAGGTATTAGCAAAAGACTATTCTTACATTGTTTCAAATTAACTTGCAACTATACAATTTTAACTGTaatagaaaaagggaaaggaatatAACAGAACAGCTatgaagagaaatattttccaaaccTTTATTTGTGCACATTCATCAGGTGAAAAAGATAACTTTTACAGCTTCTTTGGTGCCCAATATTCAgcatacaaaaatgtaaaagactattcacaaataaaacacaagctcaaactaaacaaaaaaaaagttttaaaggtAGTGCACATCGTGACAGCTTTGCTTATGAATACACAGAAattactgcaaaaataaatagaatgtctttttaaaagcagcaatttcATATCTTGTAAACTTCCGTTTTTACAATACAGCACTGTTAAGAGTAAAATCCAAAGGAACTGGAGTTTATACTGTGGCCACAAGCAAGTAAAAGAGTCTGTATTCTTCTGCTATGGTTGGTCcagttttccattttgcttttagtCCAATGTGCAGCAGTCTTTAAAGGTGCTTGGTTAGGGAACCTAACCATCAAGTGGTAAGTTATAAAACTTATTTCCTGCTTTCAAACACGAATGGGTAAATCTGTTCCACAGCACTGGCAACAGCCTTTACATTTGGCCCTGAGAcattaaaaaagagaaggcagtaggaagagaaaaatcaggGAACTAGAAGTTAATAACAGTATCTtgaaaataacagtatttttgGCTATCACAACTTTATACTGTagacagaaataatttctccCCCATTTCTCCCAACTTAAGAAGGTGCTCCTCTGATCACTTTCATTCACAAGAAAATGGAAATCTGCAAGATGTTCTACACTGGTCAATGGTTAGACTACAAATAAGTAATACTGCCATTTAATTTCATAACAACTTGTGTGCTTTTCAATTTACAGTCAGCCTAGAAAAGGCGGCAGAAGCTGATTAGCAGaggtaaaaaatacttttacttCTGCTAATCTTCTAGGAATCTGTATTACTCAAAGCCTAGCCACCTTTAtctcttcttttaaaaacctACCACCATAAGCTACTGCTAAATAATACTGGGTTTAGCCCAAGGATGTTTCAAGCAAGGTTACTTTATAGTTGAAAACTGTAAACTATTGCTTTCAAGCCCGGATTTTGCTAATAGCTCCACCATTGACCTCAGACAAAACCTGCAAGCCAGGGAATGCTTACTGTCTCAGGATGAAGCATATGAAAGTTAACTAACATCATCTACGAGCATCTGggtaaagaaaaggaagaatgaagTAGTGATGCTTTCTAAAGGCACTAGACCATTTTACACAATGAATAACTAAGACTGCAAATAAGCAAGCAGTAACATGCCAGAAGAAATTCATCCTGGACAGAAGTTTGGCGATGCAGATAAATTAAAACAGCAATTTCTCACATACTTTCTGACTGTGAACTCAGGGATTTTTTACCTCACTTCAGACTATACTAGGTATCCTACACGTTTTCATAAATTTCCAGCTTGGAAACATCTATTTATGAAAGGGATGTTAATGCTACATGCAGTGTAGTTTACAGCACTatgaaaacaaggaagaaaattcaaatatttaaacaaataccTGCATTCTCAAATCCTATGTCACTTTTGGTTTTATAAAGACCAGACAACGTACATTCAAAGCAATTTTTCAGCCTACCAGCAATAACGCTTTCTCCACAACTCCTCTGGCACTTCcactcaaaaccaaaccagatgCTAGCACTGGGGAACAAAATCCCTTCAATGTATTTTTTGACTCTCTTAAatgtcttccttttctaaaccTACTGGGCCTGAAGTTAAATATTCCCAACAAggtaaataattatttttgacATCAAAATACCTGTAACTGTGATACTGCCTGTGGAAAAAATCTGTAAAGTAGCTCTGAGAGTTTTTATTCTGTAACACACGGCAGGATGAAGTTCTGGTTCATaactagaaaacaaaataaaaagtaaaaaagagagATCtagagctgaaaaataaaagcttaagtAGTACACCAAGACTATTGTTCCTAAAAATCCTACTGTACCTCGCATGAGGTCTGTTATTCTTCGTAAATTCTGGCAATCTGATCTCAAAGGGCATGTTGCACACCGCTAAAACATTCACAACTTTAAAATCTGTGAAAATTACCTtttcaaaagggaagaaaaaaaccacattagaaattcagttttcagtgaGACAGATGAATgggtcacaaaaaaaaaaggttacagGATTAGTAATTAGAATATATTTATGAGACTTCAAAATTAAAACCTTGTGATTGATGCATTTCTTATAGGGATATAAACAGTACTTAATGGACTCAAATCACTTACTTTCTGCTTCAGCTAAGAATAAGTAAAAAggtgaaaattattttgtttcaaaccTCCAGTAGCCAGTTTGGCaggctgtttttctgctgttacttTCTGAAACCCTGCTCAAACTACTGGCTTTCAGTTACTCTTTACCACAGCCATTTTAGATGACAACAAAACAGCCAGCAGACAATTCCTAAAAAAACAAACGCCCGGCTGAGAAGTCACTGTTGGCAGTATCACTGAAAAACACTTTTGTTCATGTCCTGAGATTGCCTAAACTTAAAATGACTGTTCCTCAGTCAAAACTTTTTAGAAGGATGCTACCAATATAAAAGGTCAACTATTAATTTAAtcttcaaaatatatttcacttAAACTGCttactttttaataaaacttgGTGCGTGCATCCTTGAAGCACAGTTCACCTCACTGTTTCAGTCAAACTTTTAGAGGCTGGGCCTAACATGTACATTCATAACACTAGTGTAGTGTGTCTAACTTCTCCTTGGGTCTGATGCAGTGTTACCTGGATAGCCTGTCACAACTGCTTTTATGCACTACAATCAAAGGGAGCCTCTCCCTGCCAAAGGACAGCCACTGTGTGTATTTGTCTGCCTGTAAACTGAAACTGCAGGTAAACACCACAACTGACTACCAGGAAGTTTTAGAATACTAAATTGTATCATTTTAAGTCACTcacaatgcttttttttcaaCCTTTACTATGAAATGTAAGTGGTGTTTTTGACTGGTAATGTTAACCCAAacccaggagaaaaaaaaaagagggtggggggtggggagggggccTGTCCTAAATGTTTTATTTGGCTTATTTCCTCCTGTGCAACCTCACAGCGCAGAAGTGTTTTTTCACCCCTCCTCTTTAATAAAAGAGGCTCAAACTTCCCCTTAACAAGATGGACATGTATCTGCTATTCCACCAGAAACAAGGTAAAAATTAAACGACAGTTAGGCTTATACCCTTTGTCATTCCTTCCAAATAAATCTTTCAAGATATTGTAACGCTATCCAAGAAATATCTGTGGGTGGTTCGTTCATTAAACAAATTTTGTTGTTCATTAGCTAGTGAAGAAGCACTACTATGAGCTGCCAAACAAAACTCAGatccacaaaataaaacagcttcTCTTTAACCGGCATCTGGAAAATACATGCCAACACAAAAGGGGCATCTGAGTGAAAACACGCTCACTGCTAAATCATAATGCTCcctcatttttgtttctttctaaaaaatGAACTACCAGCATTGCATGAGTCATGCAAGTCCTTTTTCATTAGATTTACCTGAAAACCTAGTTTCTGTAGACTACGAGCTAATCGTCTGGCACCAAATTTAGCTTCTTCTTCACtataaaggagaaagaaaagaatctaGAATTAACAGAAATAGAGTATATATTTGTGTGCCCACATACCACAACAGCTATTGAGACTACAAAATGAACTATTGTACCTTATCCTTACTCCACAATGCATACATATCTTACAAGTAATTCAGCTGTTATGAGTTTAACAAGTCTCAGATATATCTGAACTGAGAGtctgcttttgcttctttccaCTCTGCCAACACTGTATACATAATTTGATTAAATTTTGGTGGGGTTTCATAAAAGAATAAGAGATACCCCTCAAAGAAGGTCATCCTTTCCCAAGTTTCAAGTCCTGGCTTAAAACATAGCTTGAAGAGTTCTCAAATGAGATCTCTAGGATCTTCTTCATAAAGTATtttgcctgctgctctcccagaAGGCTGAAATGATGTTGCTTAAAATTCCAACTCAGTCTGAGGCAGACACTCACATAGAAAACTTCCTTCCAGATATGTATCTTGGCAAGGATCAACACAAGATCCAGCGTGAGTGAATCTTAACAGTGTCAAGTACTGCCTCTTGCTGCCGTCTTCATtacaacagtattttaaaatgcacaagAATTTTTAAGCTAAAGAATCTTCATCGACTCACCTTGTGGCTCCTGTGCAAATAACTTTTCCTGAGGACCAAATCGTGGCCGTAATCCTAGGTTTTCTAAGCTTCATCAATaccttctaaaaagaaaaatagaagtggAAGATTTTTGAATTAGTGGTAGATCAATTCAAATTGAGAAACAAATTTTATCAACTGTTAGAAAAATCAACAGTTACACTAATAatacttcctttatttttgaTAGCCTTGAACTGTTCCTTCACCTctttcagtaattaaaaataaccctGCTCCCGAGAAGAGCAAAGTAAATGTGGAATATCTCAGCCAGTCATTCTGTATTCACAAAACAGattaaatgaaagcattttcttctgaataaaaagcagaaacccACAAgcattgtgcttttttttcttccttattacAGTGACTCCCACTTGCTGACTCCTTATCAGGATATATCTTCTTGACAAAGACACCAAATTTTGGGAGGCAATTTTGGAACCCTGAAGTGCAAGAGGGCTCATCATATACCTTGCACCAAGTATTCACCTCACTAGTTTCAGTCTTCTGAGACAATATTTACCCACTCCCCTTTTAGTGTTTGATAGGCTAAATGCCTaccaagaaataaaattatgctATCCATATTCTATCTATTCTATTCTATCCATCATACACATACCAGACACAAGAACATTTAGCTTAAGAAACATTCctaaaaaaaagataacagaGCTATGCTGAACCTCTTACCCCAACATCACGCTTGTATATCACATTTGCTCCCTCTAATGCGATCTTCCTCAAGTTTAAATGACATCTTGTTCTAAAAACACACACTACATTTGTGATTAAAATGTCCAGTGCAACATCACTGTCCGCATCCATTGGGGTGATTTACAACTCAGTTTTCCCACCAGCTCACCATGAAGATCACATcctgagaaacaaaaatgatAAAATTAAAGCGTATCGATAAAAAACTGCCTATAAATGCTATTGCATACACCTGTCCCATAAATGAGACAAGAAGCAGAAGTGACTAACGTGATTACACTCTGATTCATTTAAGTTAACTGTGTGTGGGGAGGCGGAGTGTGTGCATCCTGTATGCTAGAAAACAGAAGGTTACTTTGGAGGTTTGAAGCCAAGTTGCCAGACTCAACAGAAAtaaagtgtgtgtatatatatatatatatataaatatatttaaacttGCCACTTAATTACGTTACAACTTTTACCAACTATATTAGGACACAGTAAAGATTACTGAAACTTTCTCCATAGCTCCAGTGGATAATCTTTCCTCAGCTCATTTGAGGATGTCAATAGACACCTCAGGAAAATGCACTTCTCTGACTGCTGAAGTTGGAAATTCTCAACAGCTTGACGTTTGTGTTGGAATGGATAAGCCTGCTTAATAACTCTGAACTAACACAGCTTACACAAACTGCAGCCTGTAGACAGCCTGCTACTACAGCTTTCCCATCTTCATCCAGCACTCAGCCTAGCTCTCCCAACATAACAGCATAATGGGAACTGTACAAAACATCCTGGTAGCAGCAACAGCGTGGGTTGAGTCTCAGTAGCCTCTCAGCCCCTCCTGCACTGCCCACAGGAACCATGCAGAATGAAAGTACTTCATGTGCCGAGTAAAATCGAGTGTTCCAAGGAAAAGGATGAGTAGCTGTGAAGGCACAGGATGGCCACCCAGTGCACACACAGGAAGCATCCAGTCTCCCAGTGCACACTGAAAGTGACACTCGTAACAAGCACTTCAACTGAGGGAGAAGGATCATAAAGCAGAGAGTTTGGCTACAGGTAAGCCCAGCTCCAGACTgccaaacatctcttctgcaaGTATACCAAAGCCCAGACAGCAGACCTCTCAAATCTCAGGTGAAGTATttgggggaaggagagaggaaaagaacaagaacatTCGTATACAGTGAAAAGGACTTGTATCAAAATCCTGTAGCTCAttaagggttttttctttgcagaagaacGTAAAAATCTTAGTTTTACTCCAGGAGAAGTAGCTGAAGGTAGAGCATAGTCTAAGAGACAGAGACAATATTATCTTGATCCATTAATCTAAAATTTTAGTTGTGGTtgaagcccagccggtaactcaacCACACAATCACTTGCTCACTCGCTTCTTTGTTCCACTCTCtctccaggcaggatggggaggagaatcaaaagaatgtaaaccccacaggctgagataagagcagtcaaATAACCAAAGCgcaatacaaaactactactactattactgctaataataataatcagggaaataacaagaggagagaatataaaactaaaaagagaagggaataaaaaaaaacaacacacacacacacaagtgatgcacaatacaattgcttacCACCCGCCGACAGATActcagcccgacctgagcagcaatgtgggccttccaggtgactcccccagtttatatactgggcatgacatgctgtggtaggGAGCAGCCCTTTGgctattttgggtcaggtgtcctatctctgcttcctcccagtttcttgtgtccctcctcacaggcagagcatgagagactgagaagtccttgatcagggtaagcgctacttagcaacaactaaaatatcggtgtgttatcagcattgttctcagactaaagctgaaaaacagcactgcaccagctactaagaaggagaaaaattactgttacagctgaacccaggacaatataaGGAACCCACGTCTCTCTGTGTTGCCCAGGCTACACTGCAGTGGCTATTCACAGGTGCAATCCTGCTAGTGACCAGCACAGGAGCTTTGACCTGCTCCATCTCTGACCTGAGCTGGTTTGGCCCAATCCAAAAtgaacacaacagaaaacaaagaggaaaataaaacaaaaatagtcaGATATACGAAATGCTTTACATGGTTATTGCTGTGGATGAAGCAGGAGACTGTGCATCAAGAACAATGTATGTAACTGTACAGGGGATGTaagtgagcagctgtgtagGTGCTTAGTTGCTGTCTGGGTTTAAAGCACAACCATATCAGACTGTAATAATGCACTTACATCACTTCGAATGTTTTGGCCTTATGTTCTATATTAGAAATATTCAAGATAAAAAATTAGCGTTATTAACAGCACTTTCATCTGACTATGACTTCCTAAACATCATGCCATAGTCTCTAATCAAGAACTCATTCAAGGTACATCTTTGACTACAACTCACTGACAATACAGAAGTAGTAAACCACAGGGTAGATGTGCATAATATACTGGGTCAACTGCTGTGTTGGTGGCTGCTTCTACTGGGCAGCTTGCTCCCAGCTGAAAGAATTATTCTGTACTTGTCAGCTTGTCCAACAGAAGTAAAGGCAAGATGGGTGACaccagaaaagaaatgaagaaacagcaagagaaaaacagaaaaaccaaagGCTATGTGTGGGGCTGAGGTGGGGGGGGAAGCAGTCAAGAGAACAAACAGTAACTAATTAATATTCCCAGATCCctctttaagaaaatgaaaaaattataTGAATCCTCAAAGTTAGAAAATACTTATTCCATCTGGTTTTGACGGACTACTACAGATTGGGTTAGTAATTTATGGCACCAGATCCAAAGATAGCACATGCGCAGATTTCGAATGACACACAGGCAGGGCCAGCACAGAGCAAGGAGCTGGAACCCATGGCATCTTCAGAGAGGCATTTGGATTCACACTGGCTTTAATCCTGGCTCTTGCCAAGTTCACTTACTGGAACCCAGGAATAACTGCGATGTAAGAAAACAAGATAACTCCAGTCAGCAGTGTCTCCCAATTATCAGCAAGTTTCTATTGGCACCCTCAGCCTCTACATTCTGAAAGAATACCATCATCATGCATAACATCCTTGAAAGGCTGATAACCTCTAAGCAAGCCATAATACTGTATGATAATGCCCCCCATAAAAATCTGATGGCTTGTCTTAAACAGATCGGGGGAGAAAAGTCACATGTTCAatcagaacaaaggaaaaatggttGAAAGGAAGGTAAATTacaatttaaaaggaaaagacctATCATTAAAGGGGGATCTACAGGAGAAAAGAATATTAAGATGCTGTGGATCTGTCAGTAAGGATGTTTTCAGCATTATGGTGTAGCTTGGTTAGACATCCAATCTACTTGCACAGATTTTAATGGGAGACAAATTACACATTAATGCGCTCCCATTTTCATTAGCCATGTTCTGAAAGTTCAAGACAACAGGTATTTataga
Coding sequences within:
- the TBPL1 gene encoding TATA box-binding protein-like 1, which codes for MDADSDVALDILITNVVCVFRTRCHLNLRKIALEGANVIYKRDVGKVLMKLRKPRITATIWSSGKVICTGATSEEEAKFGARRLARSLQKLGFQVIFTDFKVVNVLAVCNMPFEIRLPEFTKNNRPHASYEPELHPAVCYRIKTLRATLQIFSTGSITVTGPNVKAVASAVEQIYPFVFESRK